The Desulfobacterales bacterium genomic sequence CATGGTTAAATCCAAAACGATTCTAAAAACGGTTGAATATCTGGTTAAAATTATTTATCGAGGATGTGACAGACTTCTGATTCAGTCCGAAGCCTTTGAACCCTGCCTGAAGCGATTGGGGGTGCCGGCAGACCGGATACGCTATTTCCCGAACAGTGCGGAGGCCTTATATGCCCCTATGGAAATAGAAAGTGATGCGCCCGAGCGGTCGACCATGCCGGATGGCTTTCGCATCATGTTCGCCGGTAACATCGGCAAGGCCCAGGACTTTCCGACGATCTTAACAGCAGCCGAACGTCTGAAAAAACATAAAGATATTCATTGGATAATTCTCGGCGACGGCAGCATGCGCGCCTGGGTCGAGGACGAAATAAAGAGCCGGGGGCTGGAGGTGACCGTACATCTGTTGGGCCGGCATCCGGTAACGACCATGCCGCGGTTCTTTTCGCTGGCTGATGTGCTGTTGGTTACCCTTAAAAAGGAAAAAATTTTTTCACTGACGATTCCGTCAAAAGTCCAGTCCTACCTGGCATGCGCCAAACCGATTCTGGCAGCCATCGATGGCGAAGGCGCCCGGATCATAGAGGAATCAGGCGGCGGAATGGCTGTTCCGGCCGGGGATGCACGTGCGCTGGCAAAAAAAGTCTTGACGATGTATCAACTGCCGAAAACAGAATTGACGAAAATGGGCAAGCGCGGGGAAAAATATTTTTGTGGGCATTTTAATCGAGATGTCTTGCTGGATAAATTAAATATCTGGATCACAGAAGGCGCAGCAAAATGAAGATACTGATATTGGGAGGAAACGGTATGTTGGGGCATCAACTATTCAAATACCTTTCACCAAACCATAACGTTCGTGTGACACTTAGACAACCCATTGAATATTATAATAAATATAAAATTTTCAGCATAGAGAACGCTTATGCCGGAATCGACATTCGGTCGAACGATACAGTCAAGGGTGTACTTACCGATTTTCGCCCGGATGCCGTGGTAAATGCGATCGGCATCGTCAAGCAGAGAGAAATCGCAAAGAAGCCCATTCCCAGCATTGAAATCAATGCCCTTTTTCCGCATAAGTTGGCCATTATCTGCGAACGGCTCGGTATTCGTCTGATCCATATGAGCACGGATTGTGTCTTCTCGGGCACAAAGGGGAATTACCGTGAAGAAGATCTCCCCGACCCGAACGATCTATACGGCCGAACAAAGTTGTTGGGGGAACTGCAGCAGGAAAATACCCTGACATTGCGATCGTCGATCATCGGTCGGGAATTAACGGAAAAAAAGAATCTACTTGAGTGGTTTCTTTCGCAAAAAAGCAAGATAAACGGGTACAAAAAAGCTATTTTTTCCGGATTCACCACCCTTGAAATGAGCCGCATCATCGAAAATCTACTGCTAAACTTTCCCGCAGCAACCGGCTTATATCATGTTTCCAGTTATCCGATCAACAAATACGATCTGCTGGTTTTGCTGAGAGACAAATTTAATTTCAAGCTTGAAATTGATGCCGATGACACTTACGAATGTAATCGCAGCCTCGATTCGACCCGGTTCCGGCGGGAATTTTCCTATGTTTCGCCAACATGGGAGGCGATGATCGACGAACTGATCCTTAACCTATAGAGGAGTCAACATGTTATTTGAAGGTAAAAAAATTTTAGTAACCGGCGGTACCGGTTCAATGGGAAGAACATTTGTTCATCGTGCCCTGAAGGGGGAACTGGGGACTCCGAAAAAAGTGATTGTCTTTTCGAGAGACGAGACCAAGCAGCACCAGATGAGAATGGATTATCTGTATCTCCATGCAGCCACGGATGAGGTTATCTACCGCAATTTTATGAATGTGCTGGAATTTCGCATCGGTGATGTCCGGAATTTTGCCGATGTATGTGCTGCGATCAAGGATGTTAATATTGTCGTCAATGCCGCCGCCATGAAACAGGTACCGGCCTGTGAATATTTTCCGGAACAGGCGGTTTTAACAAATTGTATGGGGCCCGCCAATATTGTACGGGCGATCCATGAAAACGATTATCCCATAGAAACCCTAGTTTCCATCAGTACCGACAAGGCATGTAAACCGGTGAATGTCATGGGGATGACCAAATCGATCCAAGAACGGATTTTTACGTCGGCAAATATCCTGAATCCGAATACGCGCTTTGTTTGTGTGCGGTACGGCAACGTGCTGGCATCACGGGGATCGGTGATTCCTCTATTTCACGACCAGATCAAAAAGGGCGGACCGGTAACGGTGACCGTTCCTGAAATGACCCGTTTTCTCCAAAGTCTGGACCAAGCGGTGGATACCGTATTTGCAGCCCTGCGAGAGGCACGCCCGGGGGAAACTTATATACCGAAAGCCCCCTCGGCCACCGTCATGAACATCGCTAAAGCCCTGGTTGGAAAACGCAAGATCGACATTCAGGTAACCGGAATCCGTCCCGGTGAAAAAATGCACGAAATTCTGATTTCGGAAGAGGAAATCCATCACACTGTCCAGCGCAGGGACTACTATGCTATTTTACCCATGCTGCCGGAATTGCGGGACCCAGAAGAGCAGGAACCCATTTCGATGAAAAAAGAATATAGCTCGGCTGACAACGTTATCGATATTGAAGAAACTGCCATTTTATTGAAAAACAACGGTTTGCTTCCAGGCGACTGAAATTTTAATATTTAGTCCGATCGACTGTAGTGCGTTTGATATAATTGGAAGACAACACAAGAGGATTTTAATATGCCCATCAAAGTCATGACCATGGTCGGAACGCGGCCCGAAGTGATCAAACTTAGCAAGGTGATCCATGCGCTTGACCGGCATACGGAACACATCTTGGTTCATACCGGCCAAAATTATGACTTTGAACTTAATGAGATATTTTTCAAACAGCTGGACATCAGAAAACCCGACTATTTCCTTGATGCGGCCGGCAAAACAGCTGCACAGACCATTGGCAATGTAATCGCAAAATCTGAAGAGGTGATAGTTAAAGTGCAGCCGGATGCGTTTTTATTATTAGGTGATACCAACAGCTGTCTTTCCGTGATAGCCGCCAAGCGATATAAAATTCCAATTTTTCATATGGAAGCAGGCAACAGGTGTTTCGACCAAAGGGTTCCGGAAGAAATCAATCGCAAAATCGTCGATCATGTAAGTGACATCAATCTGGTCTATACCGAACATGCCAGACGTTATCTGCTGGCCGAAGGTATTCGACCGGAAACAATTATTAAAACCGGTTCGCCCATGAAAGAAGTGCTGGACTACTATCTGCCCCAGATCGAAGATTCAAAGATCCTTGAAACATTACAACTGAAAACCCGAAATTATTTTATTGTAAGCGCTCATCGTGAAGAAAATATCGATAACGGAAAAAATTTTCTCGACCTGATTCATTCTTTAAATGCGATCGAAAACACTTATCAAATACCGATTATCGTATCGACGCATCCCCGAACGCAAAAAAGAATAGAAAAGCTGGGGAGTTCCGAAATAGATAATCATATTCAATTTTTAAAGCCATTGGGTTTCTTTGAATATGTTAAACTTCAGATCAACGCTAAATGTGTGATTTCCGACAGCGGCACCATTACCGAAGAATCATCGATATTGAACTTTCCCGCCGTAACTATTCGTCAGGCCCACGAGCGTCCCGAGGGCATGGATGAAGGCACGCTCATCATGTGCGGCCTCAAGGCTGCGCAGGTCATTGACGCCATCAATATCGTCACGGCGCAGCACGACAAAAATAAACGTCGATTCAAATTGGTGTCCGATTACAATGTCGACAATGTTTCTCTAAAAGTGCTGCGAATCATCATGAGTTATACGGATTATATCAACCGGACAGTATGGCATAAATAGATGCGCTTGTCGTTATTCAAAGCGGGCGTCCAGAAACATTTCGATGCCATTGCACCATCCCGAAGGACCTGGAAACAAAAAAACCGCTATTACCACGCGTCGCAGGAAAAATACCTGCGTTTTCTCATCCCGCCCGGGAAAAAGGTACTCGATTTGGGCTGCGGTACGGGTGAACTCCTGAATGCCGTGGAACCCGCCTACGGAGTCGGCATCGACATCAGCTCCGCAATGATTCAACAGGCCGCCGATGCTTTTCCGCATCTGCATTTCATTCATGCCGATGGAGAAAACGCCCGGGCCTGGGATATCGCTGAACGGTTTGACTTTATCATCATCTCCGACACCCTGGGGCTGCTCGAAGACATCCAGGCCACCCTGCAGGGATTGCATCCCTTTTGCGACGCATCCACCCGCGTTATCATCGGTTATTACAATTTCATGTGGGAACCCGTCCTCAAACTGGCCGAAATGCTGGGCCGGAAAACGCCCCAGCCGGAACAGAACTGACTTTCGGCGGACGACATCGAAAACCTGCTGGATCTGTCCGGCTTTGAAACCGTTAAACGGGTCCAGCGCCTGATGCTTCCCATAAAAATTCCCGTCCTGTCCGGCATAAGCGACTACCTTGAGACCTTTCCCTTTATCAACAAGCTGTGTTTGTGCAACTATCTGGTGGCAAGACCCACCGGAAGAATAACGGTTGAAGACGTCCTGTCGGTCAGCGTGATAATTCCCTGCCGGAACGAGCGGGGCAATATCGAAGCGGCCGTCAATCGAATCCCCCATATGGGAAAGCACACCGAAATCATATTCGTGGACGGCCATTCCGAAGACGGCACTCCCGAAGAAATCAGACGTGTCATTGCCGCCCATCCGGATAAAGACATCAAGTTTTTCGTCCAAGATAAAACCGGCAAGGGCGATGCCGTCCGTAAAGGCTTCACAAAGGCGAGCGGCGACATTCTAATGATCCTCGATGCCGACCTGACGGTGGCGCCGGAAGATCTGCCCAAATTCTACGATGCGGTTGCTTCCCAAAAGGGTGAGCTGATCAATGGCTGTCGGCTGGTATATCCCCTTGAACAACAGGCCATGCGCCTGCTGAATATGCTGGGGAACAAGTTTTTCAGTATGGCATTTACCTGGCTGCTAAATCAACGCATCAAAGACACCCTCTGCGGCACCAAGGTGCTGTCCCGTGAAAATTACTTTCATATTATGGAAAACCGTTCTTTTTTCGGCGAATTCGATCCATTCGGCGATTTCGACCTCCTGTTCGGCGCATCGAAAATGAACCTGAAAATTCTTGAAGTTCCCATCCGATATCATGCTCGTGCCTATGGGGAAACGCAAATCAGTCGATTTCGCCATGGCTGGCTCTTATTAAAAATGACCTTTTTTGCCTTTAAAAAATTTAAGGTAATATAACCCGTGTCCCGACAGATTCTTTATCAGCAACGGTTTTTTGACAAAACTCTTCGGGTACTCGAACATGGTGGTCGAATTTTACTGATCCTTTGAGAGTATGGCTCTCAAATTTCCAAATTATCGACACGAAAGAAAGTTAAAATCTTGAGAATGTCCCCATTTTCCTTATATTATTTATTTACCCATTACGCCTATAAAAAACATTGATTTCCCCTGGATGGAGTTGTACAATTAACTTGTACAAAAAGGGGGTGACAAAAATATGGAAAAAATAGGTATCAGTACGCTGAGAGAAAATCTGTCAATATTTCTGAAAAAAGTTCAGAAAGGGCAGATTATTACAATTACTTCACGCGGTCATGAAATGGCGAGACTTGTCCCTGTGGAAGATAAAATGGAGAAGTCAAGAGAATTTTTGCGGAAGCTGGGCAAGAATGCCACTATTGGTGATATCCTATCCCCAATTGATGAAGAGTGGAAGGCTATGAAATGATTGTTGTAGATACCCACATAATTATTTGGAATGCTTTGAAGCCAGAGATGCTCTCCGAAAAAGCAGAAGAAGCCATTTCAGCAGCCAACAATTCGGATGGAATAATATTTTGTGAAATCTCGCTGTGGGAAATAGCAATGCTGATGCACAAAGGAAGACTCCGTATAGATATCGAATATCTGAAATTCATAAAACTGATATTAGAATCCAA encodes the following:
- a CDS encoding glycosyltransferase family 4 protein translates to MNILIITHYFWPESYRINDLAVSLIQCGHQVTVITNIPNYPDGYFFKGYGIFKKNVEIYNGVRIIRVPLIPRGKQGALRLALSYLSSAFSASGIVLFLVKNRFDLVFVFQPSPVTTGLPAMLMKKLCRIPIFLWVQDVWPETLSATGMVKSKTILKTVEYLVKIIYRGCDRLLIQSEAFEPCLKRLGVPADRIRYFPNSAEALYAPMEIESDAPERSTMPDGFRIMFAGNIGKAQDFPTILTAAERLKKHKDIHWIILGDGSMRAWVEDEIKSRGLEVTVHLLGRHPVTTMPRFFSLADVLLVTLKKEKIFSLTIPSKVQSYLACAKPILAAIDGEGARIIEESGGGMAVPAGDARALAKKVLTMYQLPKTELTKMGKRGEKYFCGHFNRDVLLDKLNIWITEGAAK
- a CDS encoding class I SAM-dependent methyltransferase, which gives rise to MRLSLFKAGVQKHFDAIAPSRRTWKQKNRYYHASQEKYLRFLIPPGKKVLDLGCGTGELLNAVEPAYGVGIDISSAMIQQAADAFPHLHFIHADGENARAWDIAERFDFIIISDTLGLLEDIQATLQGLHPFCDASTRVIIGYYNFMWEPVLKLAEMLGRKTPQPEQN
- a CDS encoding type II toxin-antitoxin system VapC family toxin, yielding MIVVDTHIIIWNALKPEMLSEKAEEAISAANNSDGIIFCEISLWEIAMLMHKGRLRIDIEYLKFIKLILESNKYVFRGITPEIAELSTDLFSDNNKDPADRIIAATSIIENAKLVTVDKKLRQSIKVATIW
- a CDS encoding polysaccharide biosynthesis protein; protein product: MLFEGKKILVTGGTGSMGRTFVHRALKGELGTPKKVIVFSRDETKQHQMRMDYLYLHAATDEVIYRNFMNVLEFRIGDVRNFADVCAAIKDVNIVVNAAAMKQVPACEYFPEQAVLTNCMGPANIVRAIHENDYPIETLVSISTDKACKPVNVMGMTKSIQERIFTSANILNPNTRFVCVRYGNVLASRGSVIPLFHDQIKKGGPVTVTVPEMTRFLQSLDQAVDTVFAALREARPGETYIPKAPSATVMNIAKALVGKRKIDIQVTGIRPGEKMHEILISEEEIHHTVQRRDYYAILPMLPELRDPEEQEPISMKKEYSSADNVIDIEETAILLKNNGLLPGD
- a CDS encoding SDR family oxidoreductase; protein product: MKILILGGNGMLGHQLFKYLSPNHNVRVTLRQPIEYYNKYKIFSIENAYAGIDIRSNDTVKGVLTDFRPDAVVNAIGIVKQREIAKKPIPSIEINALFPHKLAIICERLGIRLIHMSTDCVFSGTKGNYREEDLPDPNDLYGRTKLLGELQQENTLTLRSSIIGRELTEKKNLLEWFLSQKSKINGYKKAIFSGFTTLEMSRIIENLLLNFPAATGLYHVSSYPINKYDLLVLLRDKFNFKLEIDADDTYECNRSLDSTRFRREFSYVSPTWEAMIDELILNL
- a CDS encoding glycosyltransferase family 2 protein produces the protein MLPIKIPVLSGISDYLETFPFINKLCLCNYLVARPTGRITVEDVLSVSVIIPCRNERGNIEAAVNRIPHMGKHTEIIFVDGHSEDGTPEEIRRVIAAHPDKDIKFFVQDKTGKGDAVRKGFTKASGDILMILDADLTVAPEDLPKFYDAVASQKGELINGCRLVYPLEQQAMRLLNMLGNKFFSMAFTWLLNQRIKDTLCGTKVLSRENYFHIMENRSFFGEFDPFGDFDLLFGASKMNLKILEVPIRYHARAYGETQISRFRHGWLLLKMTFFAFKKFKVI
- the wecB gene encoding UDP-N-acetylglucosamine 2-epimerase (non-hydrolyzing) → MPIKVMTMVGTRPEVIKLSKVIHALDRHTEHILVHTGQNYDFELNEIFFKQLDIRKPDYFLDAAGKTAAQTIGNVIAKSEEVIVKVQPDAFLLLGDTNSCLSVIAAKRYKIPIFHMEAGNRCFDQRVPEEINRKIVDHVSDINLVYTEHARRYLLAEGIRPETIIKTGSPMKEVLDYYLPQIEDSKILETLQLKTRNYFIVSAHREENIDNGKNFLDLIHSLNAIENTYQIPIIVSTHPRTQKRIEKLGSSEIDNHIQFLKPLGFFEYVKLQINAKCVISDSGTITEESSILNFPAVTIRQAHERPEGMDEGTLIMCGLKAAQVIDAINIVTAQHDKNKRRFKLVSDYNVDNVSLKVLRIIMSYTDYINRTVWHK
- a CDS encoding type II toxin-antitoxin system prevent-host-death family antitoxin encodes the protein MEKIGISTLRENLSIFLKKVQKGQIITITSRGHEMARLVPVEDKMEKSREFLRKLGKNATIGDILSPIDEEWKAMK